The genomic DNA GCTACGGATTGTTGCAGTTTGGTCAGATGGGGGATGCAGCCCTGTTGATTGACACAACGTTTCTGGAGGGGCAGAATCAGATTGAGGGTCAATTTTTCCTGATTCCGGATCCAGAATCGTTTGGTAAAATATTCAGGTCGTTAGGAGTCCCGATGAACGATGATTGAGGATAAAAGCATCATCAAAGTGGGCATGGCAGACTTGAACGTAACCAGCAATCCAAACTCCATTCGTACGACAGGACTTGGTTCCTGCGTCGGATTGACCCTCTACGATCCTCATTTAAAGCTGGCTGGTATGGCACATGTAATGCTACCATCCTCAGACATTGCGCGTGAAGGGCAGCTTAACATCGCCAAATATGCCGATACCGCGTTGCCGGAGCTATTTGAGAGGATGCTGAAATTGGGAGCCGAACGCCGCAGACTGGTCGCCAAAATGGCAGGAGGAGCGCAAATGTTTGCCTTTGCCGGCAGTGGGGACACCATGCGAATTGGTCCGCGCAATGTGGAGTCATGCAAGGAAATGCTCGTAGATCTCGGTATTCCTCTGCTTGCGGAGGATACAGGTGGTAGTTATGGCCGAACGATTGAGCTGGACTGTGAAACTGGCGTTTTGAATATTCGAAGCGTACAAAAAGGTGTAAAGGAATTATAATCATGTTATTTGGCAGCTTACGCATTAATCTTTGGTCTGGAGTAGTCGGATTTATTCTGACTTTTGTGTTGTCCACTGGCAGCAATCTGCTGACCACGAGCTTAATTCGTGGCTTGGTCGCTTTCGTTTTTTGGTTCCTGCTTGCATTTGTGCTGCGCTGGACACTGGGTGTCGTAGCGCGGCCAGATCTGGGTAATGCCCAAAGCCGGGCAAGCTCTCAGGTGGATGGCGTAGGGGGGAATCTGGACCTGACGACACCAGACGAAGATGAAAACCTGAATGAATTGTTGAAGCCGAAACCAGAGCAGACGGATGGGAAAAACATCGGTTTTGCGCCCTTAAACCCGCCTAAGCTGGTTTCAAACAAGGACCCTGAAGAATTGGCCAAGGCCGTTCGTCACCTGACAGACAAACAAGGAGGGTGAAGCCGATGAACGAGCGAAAAGCCGCTCATTTAAACCATTCCGAACTGTGGGAGCAATGGAAAGAACACGGTGACAAGGAAGCGAAAAAGCAGCTAATTGAAAAGTACCTCCATATTGTGGAGTATGTGTCGGGACGCCTTGCAGTAGGTTTGCCTAAAAATGTATCTAAGGATGACCTGGCCAGTAACGGTGTCATGGGCTTGATTGATGCTCTTGAAAAGTTTGACTATGAACGTGGTTTGCAGTTTGAGACTTATGCTTCCTGGCGCGTTCGAGGAGCGATTTTGGATGGTCTTCGCCAAGGAGACTGGGTTCCACGTTCGGTCAGGGAAAAAGCGAAAAAAATTGAGGATGCCTATCAGCATCTGGAGCAGAGATACTTACGCACGGTAAGTGACGAAGAGATGAGCCATTATTTGGACGTCTCTGAAAAAGAGTTTCAAACCATGATCCAGGAGGTCGCCGTTATGTCGATCGTTTCACTGGAGGACCCGATCCGCGAAGAAGAGTCGGAGACACGACTTTCCCTTTTAGTCGATGAAAAAGCGAAAAATCCGGATCACAAGGTCAATGAATTTACACTTCGTGATGCCCTTGCACAAGGCATTGACAAATTGACTGAAAAAGAACGTATCGTTGTTTCTTTATTGTATTACGAGGATTTGTCTCTCAGTGAAATTGCTGAGGTCATGTCCCTTTCCCCTTCGCGTATTTCACAACTACATTCCAAAGCCATATTGCGGCTGAGGGCAACACTGGACAAACAGCGGGATCTGCTAATGCGTAAAGATTAAACGTACGGGAGGTTACAGTAACAGTTAGACGGAAGGAGCACCCCTGTGGAGAAGCACTATGCTTTGGACCAGTATTTAAAAGTGGTCGTCTCACCCGATAAACTTAGCGCTTATTTGGAGTTTGCTAAACGTGAAGAAGGCTTTTCCTGTTCTGTAGAAGAATTGGAGCGTTTCCTGAGCAGCCAAAAAATAAGTCATGGTTTGATTAATAATGAGATTTACTCGTTTGTGGCAAGATCGGAAGATTATTTCTTCACCAAATTGCTGATTGCTGAGGGAACACCGCCAGTTCATGGTAAGGACGGAAAAATTAATTTGGCTGAAGTTGTGACTGGTGAAGATGCACGTAAGCCGCTCGAAACCTTGGATGGACGAGTGGACTATAAAGAATTGACCCGTTTAAAAAATGTAAAGCGTGGACAACTGATTGCCGAGCGGATTGATCCATTGCCGGGTGTACCTGGTATTGCCGTCACGGGAGAGGAAATTCCATATCTTCCAGGCAAAGAGGCACGTTTTAAAGTAGGGAAAAATGTAGTTGTTCATCCAGAAGGTGTTGCAATGTACGCAGCTATCGATGGATTGGTGACTACGACTGAAAAGGGTAAGCTCAATGTGTTTCCCGTATATGAAGTGAACGGGGATGTGGATTATAGCGTCGGCAACATTGATTTTGTTGGAACCGTCGTCATTCGTGGTAATGTCCTGACAGGTTTCCGTATTCGGGCGGCTGGAGACATTCGTGTTATCGGCGGTGTGGAAGGCGCTGAATTGGATGCGGAAGGCTCAGTCGACATTAGTGGTGGTATTATTGGATACCATAAGGGGTATGTGAAAGCTGCGCAAAATGTGAAATGCTCCTTTATACAGGATGGTAACGTGATTGCCGGGGGCGATATCCTTGTATCCCAAAGCATCATGCATTCCCAGATCAAAGCCAGTAAGAATGTACTTTGCGGAGGGGCTAAAGGACTCATCGTAGGTGGTAGTGTACAAGCTGGTGAAAAAGTGGTGGCGCGCACCATTGGTAATACGATGTCTACGGCCACTATAATCGAAGTAGGTGTATTACCGGAGCTTCGAGATGAATTGACTGAACTCCGAGCACGTTTGAAGCAACAAACAGACAGTCAGGATAAGACCAATAAGGCGCTCACCATACTGGATCAGCTTGCTGCTACTGGACAGCTTGCCCCTGAAAGAATGGCGATGCGAATCAAGCTGACATCTACTAAAAAATCAAATGACAACGAGCTTCTGGAAACTAAATCAAGAATGCTGGAGATCGAACGAACTTTGGAAGATACAACCCGCGCGCGGGTAGAAGTCAAAAACGTTATTTACGGCGGCTCTAAAATAGTTATCGGCAGATATACAAAATTTATTAAAGATTCGGTGGAAAGAATGGCGTTTTATTATCATGAGGGTGATATCAGTATGTCCTCCTCCGTGTAATCTGGCACAGGGATAACGAGTTTCCTTATTCCTCGGAAAACAGATACGGATGCCCAATCGGAAAGGGTGTGGTCCAATGAGCTTGAAAGCTGTTGAATTACAAGTCGCCGTACCTCGTACCAGTGAAGCGGGTAAGTATCAAAGTGAATACCAGCAACGTCCGATGAATGAGCAAGCGTTGTTAGGGCAAAAGACCGAGCAGGAGACGGAGAAGATTCGCCAGCGAAGCAGTGCGGTGGATGAATCTGCCGAAACATTCGTCGGTGAGAGGGAAAATGGAGGGCAGGGTAGTAATACTTCCGGCCAGAGCCGATCTCGATCCGGTGAGAATGAACTGCCAAAGGAGCATCCTGCAGAGCATCCATACAAGGGACATCATATAGATTTTTCGCTCTGATCCGACAGGTCGAGTAGCGTTATAAAAGGAGACGATGGGCAGTGGATCAACCATGGATATATATTGTTCTGCTGGGCGCCGTAGCTGTTGTCTACGCCTGGCTGCTGCCGAAGCGGCAGGCAGGCAGGGGAACAGAAGAGGCCGTCGTCCAAAAGGTTGAGGCCACCTTGGAGCAATATATGGCCGATATTGAAAACGGCAATGATGAGCTGATTGAGCTAGTATCCGGCATAAAGCAGGAATATGCAGTTAAACAGGCCTCATTGCAGGAGCAAGTGGCTGAGCTTCGGAAGCGAATTGTGGAGCTAGAACGCCAAGCTGCGATTGCTTCAATTTCTACACAGACAGTGCCTGGATCTGAGGTACAACTACATACAGGTACTCCGCATCAGGCGGTGGCAGCTTATGGTCAGTTCCGCAATGCGCAGACTGTTATTCCCATACAGGCAGAACAGTCTGACGCTTCTATTGTAGCTGTGGAAGACCAGACCCCGTTGCAAGAGGCTGAGACTGAAGCTCAGCAGGAATCTATCCGTGAGCGTTATCAGGAACTGTTCGAGCTGTATGAGCAGGGCAAATCGGTGGATTACATTGCTAAGCAATCAGGCATCCAACGGGGCGAGGTACAGCTCATATTACAATTGGCGGAAAGGGAGGACCTGACGTGATCAAAAATCGTTCATTCATGCTAGGCATGGGCACCGGACTTATTACAGGCGCACTACTGCTGCAATTGGCGATGATCGGTCAGGGTCAATCGCAGCCGTCTTCAGCGGAACCAAAAAACATGACACGTGAGCAATTGGAGGAGGCGGCAGCCAGACTGAATCTTCAAATAAGTGAGAGTTCTGATCCGAAGATGACAGAAGAGGAATGGCGTAACAAGGTGATCAAGGAAGGCAATAAAACACCGGTTGCCCCCAAAAAGGCAGAAGCGGCGCAAATTCCGTCGACACCAAAGACTCCTGCCAGCAAAACGCCTTCGGCTACTTCTAAGCCTTCAGCAAGCACATCTTCACTCCAAAGTCCAGATAAGCCACAAACTAAAGGTTCGAGTGCTACGACTACTCCAGATACCCCCAAACAGCCATCCACTCCGCAAGTGCAATATCGCATTGCATCCGGAAGCAATCTGAAGAGTGTGGCATCTGGTTTGCAGAAGGCAGGCATCGTATCGGATGCCAGTGCGTTTGAGGCTGAGGCTAAGGCTCAAAAAATCAATACCAAAATCCGTACCGGTACCTACGAGTTTGCCAAGGGTGAGGATTTTGGTTCTATCATTACTAAAATTACAAAGAAGCCGTCCAACTGACCGTGATCTGGAAAGTGGGCGGCATTATTTTTCGCTTAAAAGCTCGACAGGAGGGAATAACCAGTCCCCTTTCGCGCTTATCCTCCTATTGTCGAAAAGTTAGTTGCAACGCTGCGGGTGTTATGGTATATTAATTGACGGTGTTAAAAACGCACGTCGATTAATTTTGTAAAGGGTGCTTTCCAAATGGAAAGTCTTTGCGAGAAATGATTTCGGCGGAGGACACACAAAAAAACCAAACTTAGGAGGTGTGTGAAGATGGCAGTAATCTCCATGAAACAGCTTTTGGAAGCTGGGGTTCACTTTGGTCACCAAACACGTCGCTGGAACCCGAAAATGGATCGTTATATCTTCACTGAAAGAAACGGTATTTACATCATTGACTTGCAAAAGACAGTGAAAAAGGTTGAGGAAGCTTACAACTTCGTAAAAAGCATTGCAGCTGAGAATGGTACAATTCTGTTCGTAGGCACGAAGAAACAAGCACAAGATTCCGTTAAAGAAGAGGCAGCACGCGCTGGTCAATTCTATATCAACCAACGTTGGTTGGGCGGTACGCTGACTAACTTCCAAACTATTCAAAAACGTATTGATCGTTTGAAACAACTGGAAGCTTGGGAAGAAGATGGTACATTCGCTGTACTTCCTAAAAAAGAAGTTATCATTCTCCGTAAAGAGAAAGATCGTCTTGAAAAATTCTTGGGCGGAATCAAAAACATGAAGGGCCTTCCAAGCGCTCTGTTCATCATTGATCCACGCAAAGAACGCATTGCGGTTGCTGAAGCTCGCAAATTGGGCATTCCAATCGTGGGTATCGTTGATACAAACTGCGATCCAGACGAAATTGACTATGTTATCCCAGGTAATGACGACGCGATCCGCGCTGTTAAATTGCTGACAGGTAAAATGGCTGATGCAGTTATGGAAGCAAACCAAGGCGAAGAAACTACAGCATAATATTTCCTTACGGAAATACCTATATGAATTAAATGAAAAGGGTGGTTGGCAGGTGTATAACCTCTCACTACCCTTTTTTTTAAGGAATAAAGCTTGTGTACACCACTGAAAATCAAATTTGGAGGGAATTAATATGGCAGTTAATGCTAGCGCAGTAAAAGAGCTTCGTGAAAAAACAGGCGCAGGAATGCTGGATTGTAAAAAAGCGCTTGAAGAAGCAAACGGTGATTTGACAAAAGCAATTGAAGTTCTGCGTGAAAAAGGACTTGCAGCTGCAGCGAACAAAGCAGGCCGTATCGCTACTGAAGGCGTTGTTGAATCCTACATCCATGCTGGCGGCCGTATCGGCGTACTGGTAGAAGTAAACTGCGAAACAGACTTCGTAGCTAAAACAGACCAGTTCAGAGATTTTGTGCGTGACATCGCTATGCATATCGCTGCATCAAACCCTCGTTATGTTCGTCGCGAAGAAGTGCCACAGGAAGAGATCGAAAAAGAAAAAGAAATCCTGAAAGCACAAGCTTTGAACGAAGGCAAACCAGAAAAAATCGTTGAGAAAATGGTTGAAGGCCGCATCGGTAAATTCTATGAAGAGTTCTGCCTGTTAGAGCAATCTTTCATTAAAGATCCGGACAAAACAATCTCCACACTCATCAACGAAAAAATCAGCACCATTGGTGAAAACATTTCTCTGCGTCGTTTTGTTCGTTTTGAACTGGGCGAAGGTTTGGAGAAAAAAGAAGACAACTTCTACGAAGAAGTTATGTCTCAAGTGAAGCAATAATTACCAACGAACGGTAATTGCATACAGAAAGAGCAAAGAAATGGAACACATCAGTGTTCCTTTTCTTGCAACAGGACATCTATCCTGTACATACAATATAGTCCCTATTGGAGGGTGATCATTTGGAAAAACCTGTGTTTAAGCGTGTAGTTCTGAAAGTCAGCGGAGAGTCGCTGTCAGGCTCGAACGGCTATGGTATTGATGCGGATACAATTGCGTCGATCGCCGAGCAGGTCAAGGACGTTGTTGAACTGGGAGTAGAAGTTGCTATCGTGTGCGGAGGCGGCAACATTTGGCGGGGTATTGCAGGAAGCGCCAACGGAATTGACCGTGCGACAGCAGATTATATGGGTATGCTGGCAACGGTGATGAACTCACTGGCATTGCAGGATGCATTGGAGCAAATTGAAGTACCTACGCGTGTGCAGACTTCTATTGCAATGCAGCAAATTGCTGAGCCTTACATTCGTCGTAGAGCTATCCGTCATTTGGAAAAAGGTCGGGTTGTTATTTTTGCAGCAGGTACAGGGAATCCGTTCTTTTCGACCGATACTACGGCTGCTTTGCGTGCTGCTGAAATTGAGGCTGAAGTGATTCTGATGGCTAAAAATAAAGTGGACGGCGTATATTCAGCTGATCCATTTAAAGACAGCACAGCCGAGAAGTATGAGCAACTTACGTATTTGGATGTGCTCAACAAAAATCTCGGTGTCATGGACTCTACGGCTTCCTCGCTGTGTATGGATAACAATATTCCGTTGATTGTCTTTGCTATTACAGAGCAAGGTAACATTAAACGTGTCGTGTTGGGTGAGAAAATTGGCACGATCGTCAAAGGGAGTGTAAATTAATGCCACAATCTGTTAAAAAGAGCGCTGAAGAGCGCATGCATAAAGCCATTCAGTCGTTGCAGCGGGATCTTGCATCTTTACGCGCTGGTCGAGCGACTCCAGCTCTACTGGATCGCGTTCAGGTTGAGTATTACGGTGCAATGACTCCGGTCAATCAGTTAGCTAATGTAAATACACCGGACAGCCGGACTCTGATGATTCAGCCTTGGGATAAATCCTCCCTAGCCGACATTGAGCGTGCTATCCAAAAATCCGATCTGGGTTTGACTCCTTCCAATGACGGAAATACTATTCGTCTCAGTATTCCTGCATTGACAGAAGAACGCAGAACGGATCTGGTGAAGCTGACGAAAAAAAACGGCGAAGAAGCGAAGGTTGCCATTCGTAACATTCGTCGCGATGCGAACGATGATATTAAAAAAATGGAGAAAACTGATATTTCCGAGGATGAATCCCGCAAGTATCAGGAAGAAATCCAGAAAACAACCGATAAATTTATTGCCGAAGTGGATAAAATTTTGGCTGCAAAAGAAAAAGAAATTATGGAAGTATAAGAGACTGGTAGCCCCTCCCTTACGGTGGGGTTTGTCTCTTTTAAGCCTGAGGCACATTTTCAGAGAATGCTGGAGGAACTGGAATGATCAAACGGGTTCGGTCTTGGTGGAACGGGGAACAAAAACAGCAAACACCGGCCATTTCAATAGACAATATTCCGCAGCATGTTGCTGTCATAATGGATGGGAACGGCAGATGGGCCAAACGGATTGGGATGCCGAGGATTGTAGGGCATCAAAATGGAATGAAGGCAGTGAAGCGCACAGCGATTGCTGCGGATGAACTAGGCATTAAATATTTGACCTTATTTGCTTTTTCAACTGAAAATTGGTCGCGTCCCAAGGATGAAGTCGATTTTTTGATGCGGCTGCCGCAAGAATTTCTGGCTATTGAGCTTGATGAGCTGATTGAAAAAAATGTACAAGTGCGTATGATGGGAAATAAGGAGCATTTGCCTTCTCATACTGTTGATGCGCTGACTGAAGCGACACGGCGAACCGAAAATAATACCGGACTTGTTCTTAATTTTGCATTGAATTATGGAAGTAGGCTGGAGATCACTGAATGTATGCAAGCGTTGGGTCGTGAAATTGAGGATGGGAAGCTTAAATCCGGAGATATTACGCCTGAACTGATTGAGAAATCTTTGCTCTCAAGTGGTATGCCGGACCCTGACCTACTGATTCGGACAAGCGGTGAGCTAAGACTCAGCAATTTTATGCTATGG from Paenibacillus sp. FSL R10-2782 includes the following:
- a CDS encoding chemotaxis protein CheD, whose amino-acid sequence is MIEDKSIIKVGMADLNVTSNPNSIRTTGLGSCVGLTLYDPHLKLAGMAHVMLPSSDIAREGQLNIAKYADTALPELFERMLKLGAERRRLVAKMAGGAQMFAFAGSGDTMRIGPRNVESCKEMLVDLGIPLLAEDTGGSYGRTIELDCETGVLNIRSVQKGVKEL
- a CDS encoding FliA/WhiG family RNA polymerase sigma factor; amino-acid sequence: MNERKAAHLNHSELWEQWKEHGDKEAKKQLIEKYLHIVEYVSGRLAVGLPKNVSKDDLASNGVMGLIDALEKFDYERGLQFETYASWRVRGAILDGLRQGDWVPRSVREKAKKIEDAYQHLEQRYLRTVSDEEMSHYLDVSEKEFQTMIQEVAVMSIVSLEDPIREEESETRLSLLVDEKAKNPDHKVNEFTLRDALAQGIDKLTEKERIVVSLLYYEDLSLSEIAEVMSLSPSRISQLHSKAILRLRATLDKQRDLLMRKD
- a CDS encoding FapA family protein, whose product is MEKHYALDQYLKVVVSPDKLSAYLEFAKREEGFSCSVEELERFLSSQKISHGLINNEIYSFVARSEDYFFTKLLIAEGTPPVHGKDGKINLAEVVTGEDARKPLETLDGRVDYKELTRLKNVKRGQLIAERIDPLPGVPGIAVTGEEIPYLPGKEARFKVGKNVVVHPEGVAMYAAIDGLVTTTEKGKLNVFPVYEVNGDVDYSVGNIDFVGTVVIRGNVLTGFRIRAAGDIRVIGGVEGAELDAEGSVDISGGIIGYHKGYVKAAQNVKCSFIQDGNVIAGGDILVSQSIMHSQIKASKNVLCGGAKGLIVGGSVQAGEKVVARTIGNTMSTATIIEVGVLPELRDELTELRARLKQQTDSQDKTNKALTILDQLAATGQLAPERMAMRIKLTSTKKSNDNELLETKSRMLEIERTLEDTTRARVEVKNVIYGGSKIVIGRYTKFIKDSVERMAFYYHEGDISMSSSV
- a CDS encoding peptidase, which codes for MIKNRSFMLGMGTGLITGALLLQLAMIGQGQSQPSSAEPKNMTREQLEEAAARLNLQISESSDPKMTEEEWRNKVIKEGNKTPVAPKKAEAAQIPSTPKTPASKTPSATSKPSASTSSLQSPDKPQTKGSSATTTPDTPKQPSTPQVQYRIASGSNLKSVASGLQKAGIVSDASAFEAEAKAQKINTKIRTGTYEFAKGEDFGSIITKITKKPSN
- the rpsB gene encoding 30S ribosomal protein S2 yields the protein MAVISMKQLLEAGVHFGHQTRRWNPKMDRYIFTERNGIYIIDLQKTVKKVEEAYNFVKSIAAENGTILFVGTKKQAQDSVKEEAARAGQFYINQRWLGGTLTNFQTIQKRIDRLKQLEAWEEDGTFAVLPKKEVIILRKEKDRLEKFLGGIKNMKGLPSALFIIDPRKERIAVAEARKLGIPIVGIVDTNCDPDEIDYVIPGNDDAIRAVKLLTGKMADAVMEANQGEETTA
- the tsf gene encoding translation elongation factor Ts, giving the protein MAVNASAVKELREKTGAGMLDCKKALEEANGDLTKAIEVLREKGLAAAANKAGRIATEGVVESYIHAGGRIGVLVEVNCETDFVAKTDQFRDFVRDIAMHIAASNPRYVRREEVPQEEIEKEKEILKAQALNEGKPEKIVEKMVEGRIGKFYEEFCLLEQSFIKDPDKTISTLINEKISTIGENISLRRFVRFELGEGLEKKEDNFYEEVMSQVKQ
- the pyrH gene encoding UMP kinase, with product MEKPVFKRVVLKVSGESLSGSNGYGIDADTIASIAEQVKDVVELGVEVAIVCGGGNIWRGIAGSANGIDRATADYMGMLATVMNSLALQDALEQIEVPTRVQTSIAMQQIAEPYIRRRAIRHLEKGRVVIFAAGTGNPFFSTDTTAALRAAEIEAEVILMAKNKVDGVYSADPFKDSTAEKYEQLTYLDVLNKNLGVMDSTASSLCMDNNIPLIVFAITEQGNIKRVVLGEKIGTIVKGSVN
- the frr gene encoding ribosome recycling factor, whose amino-acid sequence is MPQSVKKSAEERMHKAIQSLQRDLASLRAGRATPALLDRVQVEYYGAMTPVNQLANVNTPDSRTLMIQPWDKSSLADIERAIQKSDLGLTPSNDGNTIRLSIPALTEERRTDLVKLTKKNGEEAKVAIRNIRRDANDDIKKMEKTDISEDESRKYQEEIQKTTDKFIAEVDKILAAKEKEIMEV
- a CDS encoding isoprenyl transferase, giving the protein MIKRVRSWWNGEQKQQTPAISIDNIPQHVAVIMDGNGRWAKRIGMPRIVGHQNGMKAVKRTAIAADELGIKYLTLFAFSTENWSRPKDEVDFLMRLPQEFLAIELDELIEKNVQVRMMGNKEHLPSHTVDALTEATRRTENNTGLVLNFALNYGSRLEITECMQALGREIEDGKLKSGDITPELIEKSLLSSGMPDPDLLIRTSGELRLSNFMLWQLAYSELWFTDIYWPEFKKEHLYEAIVEYQRRSRRYGGLK